The Gasterosteus aculeatus chromosome 17, fGasAcu3.hap1.1, whole genome shotgun sequence genome includes a window with the following:
- the golt1a gene encoding vesicle transport protein GOT1A, whose translation MAITELQKIGVGLTGFGLFFLLFGVLLYFDSVLLAFGNILLLTGLMFIIGLRRTAHFFFQRHKFRGSFFFLGGISLVLCRWPIIGMLMETYGFVLSFRSFLPMAVAFVLSSVNIPLLPS comes from the exons ATGGCCATCACAGAGTTACAGA AGATTGGTGTTGGTCTGACGGGCTTCGGTTTATTTTTCCTGCTCTTTGGTGTGCTGCTGTATTTCGACTCTGTTCTTCTGGCCTTCGGGAAT ATTCTCCTTCTGACTGGTTTGATGTTCATCATTGGACTCAGGAGGACAGCCCACTTCTTCTTCCAAAGACATAAGTTCCGtggttctttcttcttcttgggagGCATATCTCTGGTGCTGTGCCGTTGGCCCATCATTGGAATGCTGATGGAGACTTATGGCTTTGTGCTTTCATTCAG GTCCTTCCTCCCCATGGCCGTGGCATTTGTGCTGTCCTCTGTGaacatccctctcctcccttct TAA